The following nucleotide sequence is from Rhodothermales bacterium.
GCTGCAAAAAAGAGGGGCACGGCGGAGCGCGCCTGAAGCCGGCGCGTCTCCTCGAACAACTCCCGTGGCTCCATGGTGCGAGAGACCAGAAAACCGCCGACCGCATACCGGGTCACCGCCTCCATCCCCGCGTCGGCGCGGGTGCGGGCGGGCAGGTTGACGATAAACAGCTGGCCGATCTTCTGCTCGAGCGTCAACGAGGCCATCATCGAATCGACCCAGCGGGCCGCGCCGGTCGTGTCCGGTCGGAGCAGTGCCAGCACCTCGGGGTCGTAGTCGGAAAACAGGCTGTCGAGGGCGAGCTGGAAGGGATCGGTAGCCACGGAGGCCTCGGCTATCTGGCGCGCCGGCGCCGGCGTGTGCGTCCGCGGCGCAACGAGCACCCAGAGGGCGATGAGGGTGATGACCAGGAAGAGGCTCCCGAGTTGGAAGCCATCCCATCGAGCGATATGGCGCGTCCGTTCGATCCGAGTATCCGAGAAATGGGGGTTGCGAGACCTGCGATGCAATGTAACGATCGCACGCGAAAAAGTACTGCGTATAAGAGCCGGCGGTTTCAGATTTTTTGACGCGTATCTCACGGTATTTTCGGCACATAGCGCGTCACCCTATATTTCGGCTGACTTCCGCCCACCCATAACACAAAACGATGCTAGATCGGCTACGAAACGAAGGAAAGGAGATGCTCGCCGCCGTCCGCGGCATGGACCGCCAGACGGTGTTTGTGTGTGTCGCGGCGGCGGTGCTCATGATCACGCAATTTGTCTTCGGAAGCCGCACCCTTTTCCGGCAGGACATCGCACCCCATCTTTTCCCGGACGAGTGGGATCAGCTCGCCGGCTGGGGCTGGTGGTTCGGGATGCAGGGCCTCACCGGTTTCGTCATCCCCATCCTCTGCCTCCGACTCCTCTTCAAGCGCTCGCCGGCCGACATGGGCCTGGGCCTCGGAGATTGGAAGCTGGCCTCTACCCTCGCGCTCCTCTACCTGCCGTTTGTTGTCGTGGGCACCTGGGTGCTGTCGGACAACCCGGACTTCCAGTCCCACTACCCCCACTACCAGCCGGCCGGCCGCCACTGGGGCCAGTTCTTCATCTACGAGGCGCTGTTCCTGTTTTACTGGTTCGGGTGGGAGTACCT
It contains:
- a CDS encoding CPBP family intramembrane glutamic endopeptidase — its product is MLDRLRNEGKEMLAAVRGMDRQTVFVCVAAAVLMITQFVFGSRTLFRQDIAPHLFPDEWDQLAGWGWWFGMQGLTGFVIPILCLRLLFKRSPADMGLGLGDWKLASTLALLYLPFVVVGTWVLSDNPDFQSHYPHYQPAGRHWGQFFIYEALFLFYWFGWEYLWRGFLLFGTRHTFGLYAILVQALPFAALHADKPTAEAYLSILGGIALGALVWRCRSFWIAVPIHAVQMFILDFWCSLRIRTEVDGIGLASLRDLLTAWLSGG